From the genome of Proteus vulgaris, one region includes:
- the alsS gene encoding acetolactate synthase AlsS, with protein MNTPHWKCGADLVVKQLEQHGIKQVFGIPGAKIDRVFDSLVDSRIKTVVVRHEANAAFMAAAVGRLTGKAGVAIATSGPGCSNLTTGIATATSEGDPLVALGGSVKSSDRLKLVHQSMDTVTMFNPITKFCAEIDSSKSISETMANAFRHAESGRPGSAFLTFPMDILNNEVNSPILIPKSKSNIGSANNDAIQEAVKLLLNAKNPVILLGLQASYPENALALQKLLDICPLPIVGTYQSAGAIAQRHFSLFAGRIGLFNNQPGDELLSHADLVITLGYSPIEYEPSLWNHNNANIIHIDEIPAEIDLAYCPDLELTGNIKLTINNLTHYFTKQSTSQITLSNNTRQILEKIRHQREILQQNSYFRHGSPIHPLTIIHEMQNIIDSDVTLCIDMGSFHIWLARYLYSFRARQMLISNGQQTMGVALPWGIGASFVRPSDKIISISGDGGFMQSSMELETAVRLNTNILHIIWVDNAYNMVEMQEQEKYGRYSGVKFGAIDFKRYAESFGAKGFSVECASQLRSVLHEAIAVDGPAVLAIPVDYRDNAKLMEHIDYNLII; from the coding sequence ATGAATACTCCTCATTGGAAATGTGGTGCAGATTTAGTTGTCAAACAATTAGAACAACATGGCATTAAACAAGTATTTGGTATTCCGGGTGCAAAAATTGATCGTGTATTTGATTCTCTTGTTGATTCCAGAATTAAAACAGTAGTTGTTCGCCATGAAGCTAATGCCGCATTTATGGCTGCCGCGGTTGGTCGTTTAACGGGTAAAGCGGGAGTGGCTATCGCAACATCAGGTCCGGGATGCTCTAATCTTACGACAGGCATTGCAACAGCAACATCTGAAGGTGATCCATTAGTTGCGTTGGGAGGATCAGTAAAATCCTCTGATAGATTAAAACTGGTTCATCAAAGCATGGATACCGTGACCATGTTTAATCCTATTACTAAATTTTGCGCAGAAATTGATTCCTCGAAATCAATTTCCGAAACTATGGCTAATGCCTTTCGCCATGCAGAATCAGGAAGACCAGGCTCCGCTTTTTTAACTTTTCCAATGGATATTTTAAATAATGAAGTTAATAGCCCAATATTAATTCCCAAATCAAAATCCAATATTGGTAGTGCAAATAATGATGCCATCCAAGAAGCCGTTAAATTACTGCTGAATGCAAAAAATCCCGTTATTTTATTAGGGCTACAAGCTAGTTACCCTGAAAATGCATTAGCATTACAAAAGCTACTTGATATTTGCCCGCTACCGATTGTTGGCACTTATCAGTCGGCTGGTGCGATTGCTCAACGCCATTTTTCTTTATTTGCTGGTCGTATTGGTTTATTTAATAATCAACCGGGTGATGAGTTATTATCTCACGCTGATTTAGTAATTACTCTAGGTTATAGCCCTATCGAATATGAGCCGTCATTATGGAATCACAATAATGCCAATATTATTCATATAGACGAGATCCCCGCTGAAATTGATTTAGCTTACTGCCCTGATTTAGAATTAACAGGTAATATCAAATTAACAATTAATAATTTAACTCACTATTTTACTAAGCAATCTACATCTCAAATTACACTCTCAAATAATACTCGTCAGATTTTAGAGAAAATTCGTCACCAAAGAGAAATTCTGCAACAAAATAGTTATTTTCGACATGGTTCTCCTATTCACCCTTTAACCATCATCCATGAGATGCAAAATATTATTGATAGCGATGTAACACTCTGCATTGATATGGGAAGTTTTCATATATGGCTCGCTCGTTATCTTTATAGTTTTAGAGCAAGACAAATGCTAATTTCTAATGGGCAACAAACAATGGGTGTTGCATTACCTTGGGGGATTGGCGCTTCTTTTGTTCGACCTTCTGATAAAATTATCTCTATTTCTGGCGATGGGGGTTTTATGCAATCGTCTATGGAGCTAGAAACCGCAGTTCGTTTAAATACTAATATCTTGCATATTATCTGGGTGGACAATGCTTATAATATGGTCGAAATGCAAGAACAAGAAAAATATGGCCGTTATTCTGGTGTAAAATTTGGAGCTATTGATTTTAAACGTTACGCTGAGTCCTTTGGCGCTAAAGGGTTTTCTGTTGAATGTGCTTCTCAATTACGTTCCGTTTTACATGAAGCAATAGCTGTTGATGGCCCCGCGGTACTTGCTATTCCTGTCGATTATCGAGATAACGCTAAACTAATGGAACATATTGATTATAATTTGATTATTTAG
- the ychH gene encoding stress-induced protein YchH: protein MKYKHAFAVGNLCMATGMVVMLGSLGYTLLSHIFPLGLPEFLADISLMGIFIGALVWLAGARIGGRETIAERYWWLRNHDERYRRHDNHRYP from the coding sequence ATGAAATATAAACATGCATTTGCAGTTGGTAATTTATGTATGGCTACGGGGATGGTCGTGATGCTCGGTAGTCTTGGTTATACGCTTCTTAGTCATATATTCCCATTAGGATTGCCTGAATTTTTAGCAGATATCTCTTTAATGGGGATTTTTATTGGTGCTCTGGTTTGGCTAGCTGGTGCCCGTATCGGTGGTAGAGAAACAATAGCAGAAAGATATTGGTGGTTACGTAATCATGATGAGCGTTATCGTCGCCATGATAATCACCGTTATCCATAA
- a CDS encoding ECF transporter S component — translation MSTTPQISSRTLVLIVVSIAINMIGGQITSMVKLPIFLDSIGTLICALLGGPWVALFTGLLTNLLWGLISGPMAAAFAPVAMMIGLSAGLLARAGGFRSLIRVIGSGIVITLALMIVAVPIRTYLFGGATGSGADFFVAYFHAVGEGLIESVAITVLGANLADKILSAIVAWLLVRQLPQRTQRNFPAIAKVR, via the coding sequence ATGTCTACAACTCCTCAAATTTCGAGTCGTACACTCGTACTCATTGTTGTATCTATTGCAATAAATATGATCGGCGGCCAAATTACCTCAATGGTAAAACTCCCTATCTTTTTAGATTCTATCGGTACACTGATTTGTGCCTTATTAGGTGGCCCATGGGTCGCATTATTCACTGGATTATTAACCAATCTATTATGGGGATTAATTAGTGGTCCAATGGCGGCTGCATTTGCTCCAGTAGCCATGATGATAGGATTAAGTGCAGGTTTATTGGCTCGTGCAGGTGGTTTTCGTTCTTTAATTCGCGTTATTGGTTCGGGAATTGTCATTACTTTAGCGTTAATGATTGTCGCCGTTCCAATTCGTACTTATTTATTTGGTGGCGCAACAGGTAGTGGTGCTGATTTCTTTGTTGCTTATTTTCATGCTGTGGGTGAAGGGCTTATTGAGTCTGTTGCCATTACTGTATTAGGTGCAAATCTCGCAGATAAAATATTATCAGCGATTGTCGCTTGGTTATTAGTACGTCAATTACCACAACGAACACAACGTAATTTTCCTGCGATTGCCAAGGTTCGCTAA
- the budA gene encoding acetolactate decarboxylase yields MRDNSDIKYNKNHHCQCGQEIITNLNNYITKHPECTIYQNSLMSSLIAGIYDSDVTIADLLKHGDFGLGTFEQLDGELVAFNNNVFQLRSDGSARKALNSQKSPFAVMTFFNCDIEHHFSYGASQKEIHNVINQYVPSDNLFCAIRIEGEFELVKTRTVPRQEPPYRPMLEAIENQPIFTFHNETGTIAGFRSPQFTQGINVAGFHEHYINQQRQGGGHVLDYYLKKGTLQIGIISRLTIDLPSQSAFLQANLMPDNLHQAIEQAEN; encoded by the coding sequence ATGCGAGATAATAGCGATATAAAATACAATAAAAACCATCATTGCCAATGTGGACAAGAAATAATAACCAACTTAAATAATTATATTACTAAACATCCCGAGTGTACTATTTATCAAAATTCATTAATGAGTAGTTTAATTGCGGGTATATATGATAGTGATGTCACTATTGCTGATTTATTAAAGCATGGTGATTTTGGTTTAGGAACTTTTGAACAACTTGATGGCGAGCTAGTTGCATTCAACAATAATGTTTTTCAATTACGCTCTGATGGTAGCGCACGTAAGGCATTAAATTCTCAAAAATCTCCTTTTGCTGTAATGACATTTTTCAATTGTGATATTGAACATCACTTTTCTTATGGTGCATCGCAAAAAGAAATACACAATGTAATTAATCAGTATGTTCCTTCCGACAATCTATTTTGTGCGATCAGAATTGAAGGCGAATTTGAATTAGTTAAAACACGCACAGTTCCTCGTCAAGAACCTCCCTACCGCCCAATGTTAGAAGCTATCGAAAATCAGCCTATTTTCACTTTTCACAATGAAACAGGAACTATTGCAGGTTTTCGATCACCACAATTTACCCAAGGCATAAATGTTGCAGGATTTCATGAACATTATATTAATCAACAACGCCAAGGTGGTGGACATGTTCTTGATTACTACTTAAAAAAAGGCACATTACAAATCGGCATCATTTCTCGCCTTACCATTGATTTACCCAGCCAGTCAGCTTTCCTACAAGCTAACTTAATGCCAGATAATCTTCATCAAGCAATAGAACAAGCCGAAAATTAA
- a CDS encoding sel1 repeat family protein, which produces MSRKIKNILIFVSLIVIVLGLSFKKDKVESVSDEASRNAEYALIPINDDHSLAEKKATLEELEKLAKTGNKEAIYQYLNNPDSPKRSLKTEALIKPFIESKDPKMMYLKYTLIREDINLLLDAANTNYPDAVYLLYQIYNGDEEGNLLRKDDLLAKVYLTLSADLDHHDGLIKKIEDLTQNNSNNSPYFSETLKKYIDKLLEKYPDSYQAMLTVANVYSNPKGSIYDPDKAFELVSSAYKIQPSPESKLSLAKLYANGEGTVQDLKKAVNLLQENIRDNKLLDESQHLLVRIYFEFDISEYIAKEHIVDILKESVNKNKVNTFNQDYRLAHYYADILLEQDAIKNKEYAFLLYKKASYYTYAAYLHQAIAIMKYKNRINNDVFIYVIKALEDDLENGILTKKERKEGYDLLLKYGMNSPRVIDFIVERSLFDEEVRTQVQPLLNKNINLAFKYTIRNIIYENTAQKLNEEKLRKYYKDIFKLAELGSTDAMQFIVTTRYVDENMSGRLYQDHNFDNLTNITTKERFAWRDKCANLGNNICLKDLSLIYQEGKEGIQKDAVKAQEYEKRISIDLSSPELELYEIVTRTREGRDNDLNRLMKQEESDKKLLELARFYSYEDRQKSFTYAEEAYDLGNKKASQYLYNYYMENICEDKDNINKAANYFKEWIETEKPRSNEFTYNSARIIADYYLDAPCLVEQNLDKAIEWYQLSLDYPFSIDNRIYTELNKIYSNGLDSVSQDPAVNIYVSTLKNHNDYIIDMNVRLGKMSFAESSFSKLYEAYLFKSDAKEAYYYGLLMNRDVSNVAIFYSLSESERKNIETRVAEYLNQNKQ; this is translated from the coding sequence ATGTCTCGTAAAATAAAAAATATACTTATATTTGTTTCATTAATTGTTATTGTTTTAGGTTTATCTTTCAAGAAAGATAAAGTTGAATCAGTGTCAGATGAAGCTAGCAGAAATGCAGAATATGCATTAATACCTATCAATGATGATCACTCTTTGGCAGAAAAAAAGGCAACACTTGAAGAGTTAGAAAAACTAGCTAAGACAGGAAATAAAGAGGCCATATATCAATATTTAAATAATCCAGATTCCCCTAAGAGATCACTAAAAACAGAAGCTCTTATAAAGCCTTTTATTGAAAGCAAAGATCCTAAAATGATGTATTTAAAATATACATTAATAAGAGAAGATATTAATCTACTTCTTGATGCGGCAAATACAAATTATCCGGATGCGGTATATCTTCTTTATCAAATTTATAATGGTGATGAAGAGGGAAATCTTCTCAGAAAAGATGACTTATTAGCTAAAGTATATTTAACGTTATCGGCAGATTTGGATCATCATGATGGATTAATTAAAAAAATTGAGGATTTAACTCAAAATAATAGTAATAATTCACCATACTTTAGTGAAACACTTAAAAAATATATAGATAAGCTTTTAGAAAAATATCCTGATTCTTATCAAGCGATGCTAACCGTTGCTAATGTTTATTCAAATCCTAAAGGTAGCATTTATGATCCTGATAAAGCCTTTGAGCTAGTAAGTTCAGCTTATAAAATACAACCGTCTCCAGAAAGTAAACTAAGCCTTGCGAAGCTATATGCTAATGGTGAAGGAACGGTACAAGATTTGAAAAAAGCGGTTAATTTATTACAAGAAAATATCAGAGATAATAAATTATTAGATGAGAGTCAACATCTATTAGTCAGGATCTATTTTGAGTTTGATATTTCAGAATATATCGCAAAAGAGCACATTGTTGATATTTTAAAAGAGAGTGTGAATAAAAATAAAGTTAACACATTTAATCAAGATTATCGTCTCGCACACTATTACGCGGATATACTTTTAGAACAAGATGCCATTAAAAATAAAGAATATGCTTTTTTATTATATAAAAAAGCAAGTTATTACACTTATGCTGCTTATCTTCATCAAGCCATTGCAATCATGAAATATAAAAATAGAATAAATAATGATGTTTTTATTTATGTAATTAAAGCGCTGGAAGATGATTTAGAAAACGGGATTCTCACTAAAAAAGAGCGAAAAGAAGGTTATGATCTTCTTTTGAAATACGGAATGAATTCGCCAAGAGTAATTGATTTTATTGTTGAACGTTCTTTGTTTGACGAGGAAGTTAGAACGCAGGTTCAACCCCTGTTAAATAAAAACATAAATCTGGCATTTAAATATACAATAAGAAATATTATTTATGAAAACACTGCCCAAAAGCTTAATGAAGAAAAATTAAGAAAATATTATAAAGATATTTTTAAATTGGCTGAATTAGGTTCTACTGATGCAATGCAATTTATTGTCACAACAAGATATGTTGATGAAAATATGTCTGGAAGGCTTTATCAAGATCATAACTTTGATAATTTAACCAATATTACCACTAAAGAACGTTTTGCTTGGCGTGATAAATGTGCAAATCTGGGGAATAATATTTGCTTAAAAGATTTATCCTTAATTTATCAAGAAGGTAAAGAAGGCATTCAAAAAGATGCAGTAAAAGCACAAGAATATGAAAAACGCATTAGTATTGATTTATCTAGCCCTGAATTAGAATTATATGAAATAGTGACAAGAACTCGTGAGGGAAGAGATAATGATCTTAATCGTTTAATGAAACAAGAAGAGAGTGATAAGAAACTACTTGAATTAGCAAGGTTTTATTCTTATGAAGACCGCCAAAAAAGTTTCACTTATGCTGAAGAAGCCTATGATTTAGGAAATAAAAAAGCGAGCCAATATCTTTATAATTACTATATGGAAAACATTTGTGAAGATAAAGATAATATCAATAAAGCAGCGAACTATTTTAAAGAGTGGATAGAAACAGAAAAACCGCGTAGTAACGAATTTACTTATAATAGCGCTAGAATAATTGCTGACTATTATTTAGATGCGCCTTGTTTAGTGGAGCAAAACTTAGATAAAGCCATTGAGTGGTATCAATTATCTTTAGATTATCCATTCAGTATAGATAATCGCATCTATACTGAATTAAATAAAATATACTCCAATGGGCTGGATAGTGTAAGCCAAGATCCTGCGGTAAATATATATGTTTCTACTTTAAAAAATCATAATGACTATATTATAGATATGAATGTTCGATTAGGAAAAATGAGTTTCGCAGAGTCTTCTTTCTCAAAGCTCTATGAAGCATATCTGTTTAAAAGTGATGCTAAAGAAGCATACTATTATGGTTTATTAATGAATAGGGATGTGAGCAATGTTGCTATATTCTATTCTTTATCAGAAAGTGAGCGTAAAAATATTGAAACTCGTGTCGCTGAGTATTTAAATCAAAATAAACAGTAG
- the pth gene encoding aminoacyl-tRNA hydrolase has protein sequence MSKIKLIVGLANPGADYAQTRHNAGAWYVDLLAQRHQQSLKEESKFFGYTARINLNGNDVRLLVPTTFMNLSGKAVQAMANFYRIELDEILVAHDELDLPPGVVKMKLGGGNGGHNGLKDIQSKFSNNPNFYRLRIGIGHPGDKNKVVGFVLGKPPMSEQKLIDDAIDEALSCTDILMRDGYEKAINRLHSFKA, from the coding sequence GTGAGTAAAATTAAACTTATCGTCGGGTTAGCAAACCCCGGTGCAGATTATGCCCAGACTCGCCATAATGCGGGTGCTTGGTATGTGGATTTATTGGCTCAACGTCATCAGCAATCTCTAAAAGAAGAGAGCAAATTCTTTGGTTACACCGCACGCATTAATTTAAACGGTAATGATGTTCGCTTATTGGTTCCGACCACTTTTATGAATTTAAGTGGTAAAGCGGTACAAGCAATGGCGAACTTTTATCGCATTGAACTTGATGAAATTTTAGTTGCACATGATGAACTCGATTTACCGCCCGGTGTTGTCAAAATGAAATTAGGTGGTGGTAATGGTGGCCATAACGGATTAAAAGATATTCAAAGTAAATTTAGCAATAATCCAAATTTCTATCGTTTACGCATTGGTATTGGTCACCCTGGTGATAAAAATAAAGTTGTTGGCTTTGTATTAGGCAAACCACCAATGAGTGAACAAAAATTAATTGATGACGCTATCGATGAAGCCCTTTCGTGCACAGATATTTTAATGCGTGATGGTTATGAGAAAGCAATAAATCGCTTACATAGTTTTAAAGCATAA
- the lolB gene encoding lipoprotein insertase outer membrane protein LolB, with translation MRSRFFSTKQLLRIIPLTALLLSACNLNQIKTQGSASDNDVQWQARQQALKKISQYETRGAFAYIEDTNKTYARFYWQDKADERYRLLLTNPLGTTELDLNVMPGVIEVTDNNGKKYYSDNPAEMIYQLTGMVIPLKNLRAWLVGLPGDATDFELDANHLLKSVTLPAPEGDWLVTYQAYDSSTTPNLPQRLELKQGERIIKLKMDNWDIQQ, from the coding sequence ATGCGTTCACGCTTTTTTTCAACCAAACAACTCCTGCGTATCATCCCGCTTACGGCGTTGTTGCTGAGTGCCTGTAATCTAAATCAGATAAAGACACAAGGCTCAGCATCTGATAACGATGTGCAATGGCAAGCTCGCCAACAAGCATTAAAGAAAATTTCACAATATGAAACTCGAGGTGCTTTTGCTTATATCGAAGATACAAACAAAACCTATGCCCGATTCTATTGGCAAGACAAAGCAGATGAGCGTTATCGCTTATTGCTTACCAATCCTTTAGGCACAACAGAACTCGATTTAAATGTCATGCCTGGTGTCATTGAAGTTACCGATAATAATGGTAAAAAATATTATAGCGATAACCCTGCTGAGATGATTTACCAACTCACAGGTATGGTTATTCCACTCAAAAATCTGCGTGCTTGGCTTGTTGGTTTACCGGGTGACGCAACTGATTTCGAATTAGATGCTAATCACTTATTAAAATCTGTCACATTACCTGCACCTGAAGGCGATTGGCTTGTGACTTACCAAGCTTATGATTCAAGCACCACACCCAACCTGCCACAACGCCTTGAGTTAAAACAAGGTGAACGTATTATCAAATTAAAAATGGATAACTGGGATATACAGCAATGA
- the ychF gene encoding redox-regulated ATPase YchF: MGFKCGIVGLPNVGKSTLFNALTKAGIEAANFPFCTIEPNTGVVPMPDPRLDKLAEIVKPQRILPTTMEFVDIAGLVKGASKGEGLGNQFLTNIRETEAIGHVVRCFENDNIIHVAGKVDPAEDIETINTELALSDLDTCERAMHRNQKKAKGGDKIAKAEMEVLEKCLPHLENAGMLRALDLTEEEKATIRYLSFLTLKPTMYIANVNEDGFENNPYLETVRKIAEAEGSVVVPVCAAIEADIAELEDAEREEFMQDLGIEEPGLNRVIRAGYSLLNLQTYFTAGVKEVRAWTIPVGATAPQAAGKIHTDFEKGFIRAQTIAYNDFITYGGEQGAKEAGKMRAEGKEYIVQDGDVMNFLFNV, from the coding sequence ATGGGATTTAAATGTGGTATCGTCGGTCTGCCTAACGTAGGGAAATCTACACTGTTTAATGCCTTAACTAAGGCAGGTATTGAGGCAGCCAACTTCCCATTCTGTACTATCGAGCCAAACACAGGTGTTGTTCCAATGCCTGATCCTCGCTTAGATAAACTGGCTGAAATTGTTAAGCCACAGCGTATTTTACCGACAACAATGGAATTTGTTGATATTGCAGGCTTAGTAAAAGGCGCATCTAAAGGTGAAGGTTTAGGTAACCAATTCCTAACGAATATCCGTGAAACTGAAGCGATTGGTCATGTAGTTCGTTGTTTTGAAAATGACAATATCATTCACGTTGCGGGTAAAGTTGATCCTGCTGAAGATATCGAAACTATTAATACTGAATTAGCGCTTTCTGACTTAGATACCTGTGAACGTGCAATGCACCGTAATCAGAAAAAAGCAAAAGGTGGCGATAAAATTGCTAAAGCAGAAATGGAAGTGTTAGAAAAATGCTTACCGCATTTAGAAAATGCTGGCATGTTACGTGCTTTAGATTTAACGGAAGAAGAAAAAGCAACAATTCGTTATTTAAGCTTCTTAACGTTAAAACCAACAATGTATATTGCAAACGTTAATGAAGATGGTTTTGAAAACAACCCATATCTTGAAACTGTTCGCAAAATCGCAGAAGCAGAAGGCTCTGTGGTTGTTCCTGTTTGTGCCGCTATCGAAGCAGATATTGCTGAGTTAGAAGATGCAGAACGCGAAGAATTTATGCAAGATTTAGGCATTGAAGAGCCTGGCTTAAACCGTGTTATTCGCGCGGGTTACTCATTATTGAACTTACAAACTTACTTCACTGCTGGCGTTAAAGAAGTACGTGCATGGACAATCCCTGTAGGTGCAACAGCGCCACAAGCCGCAGGTAAAATCCACACTGACTTTGAAAAAGGTTTTATCCGTGCTCAAACTATCGCTTATAACGATTTTATCACTTACGGTGGTGAACAAGGCGCTAAAGAAGCTGGTAAAATGCGTGCAGAAGGTAAAGAATATATCGTTCAAGACGGCGATGTAATGAACTTCTTATTTAACGTGTAA
- the ispE gene encoding 4-(cytidine 5'-diphospho)-2-C-methyl-D-erythritol kinase codes for MTLSWPSPAKLNLFLYITGKRPDGYHNLQTLFQFLNYGDTLTVTPRDDTQLTILTPIDGVEDKDNLIIKAAKLLRDYCQQHNVPLKYHGADISIDKKLPMGGGLGGGSSNAATTLIALNYHWQAGLSDETLAELGVNLGADVPVFVKGHAAFAEGVGEILTPAEPKEQWYLVAHPGISIPTPTIFTDPELKRNSPIRSLGALLKAPFENDCEMIARKRFREVEYLLSWLLEYAPSRLTGTGACVFGEFGSQVAASEVLINAPEWVHGFVAQGVNISPLHLFRSRIPVLLHP; via the coding sequence ATGACACTAAGTTGGCCTTCTCCTGCCAAATTAAATCTTTTTCTCTACATCACGGGAAAACGCCCCGATGGTTATCATAATTTACAAACGTTATTTCAATTTTTAAATTATGGCGACACACTAACTGTTACACCTCGTGATGATACCCAGTTAACTATCTTAACGCCGATTGATGGCGTAGAAGATAAAGATAATTTAATTATTAAAGCCGCTAAATTGCTTCGTGATTATTGCCAGCAACATAATGTTCCTTTGAAGTATCACGGTGCAGATATCAGTATTGATAAAAAACTTCCTATGGGAGGTGGCTTAGGTGGAGGTTCATCTAACGCCGCAACCACATTAATTGCACTTAATTACCACTGGCAAGCGGGTTTAAGTGATGAAACATTAGCCGAATTAGGGGTAAATTTAGGGGCTGATGTTCCTGTTTTTGTAAAAGGTCATGCTGCGTTTGCCGAAGGCGTTGGTGAAATTTTGACCCCAGCGGAGCCAAAAGAGCAATGGTATTTGGTCGCACACCCCGGAATTTCCATTCCAACCCCGACAATCTTCACAGATCCAGAATTAAAACGTAATTCTCCTATTCGCTCTCTTGGCGCATTATTAAAGGCTCCGTTCGAAAATGACTGTGAAATGATCGCAAGAAAACGTTTTCGTGAGGTTGAATATCTGCTTTCGTGGCTGTTAGAATATGCACCGTCACGCTTAACTGGGACAGGTGCCTGTGTGTTCGGTGAGTTCGGATCACAAGTTGCCGCTAGTGAAGTGTTAATTAACGCCCCTGAGTGGGTGCATGGGTTTGTAGCGCAAGGCGTCAACATTTCTCCTCTGCATTTATTCCGCTCAAGGATACCTGTGTTATTGCACCCGTAA
- a CDS encoding PPC domain-containing DNA-binding protein — protein MLQSPHLSSHARFIALRLLPNENVIMALRQIIKEQNLKSAFIAGCVGSLTDVVLRFAGREENRYLTGKFEIVSLIGTLDSQGEHLHLAISDENGLMCGGHMMPGCTVRTTLELVIGELEQVTFSRQPCEHSGYEELVITPRK, from the coding sequence ATGCTACAATCACCTCATCTTTCTTCTCATGCCCGATTTATTGCACTTCGCCTTCTCCCTAACGAGAATGTGATTATGGCATTACGACAGATTATAAAAGAACAAAACCTAAAATCAGCATTTATTGCAGGTTGTGTGGGAAGTTTAACAGATGTGGTATTACGCTTTGCAGGACGCGAAGAAAATCGCTATCTTACAGGTAAATTTGAGATTGTTTCATTAATTGGAACATTAGATAGTCAAGGTGAACATTTGCATTTAGCAATCTCAGATGAAAATGGATTAATGTGTGGTGGACATATGATGCCAGGTTGTACAGTGCGCACGACGCTAGAGCTCGTTATTGGTGAGTTAGAGCAAGTGACTTTTAGCCGTCAGCCTTGTGAACACTCTGGTTATGAGGAGTTGGTCATCACACCGCGTAAATAG
- the prs gene encoding ribose-phosphate diphosphokinase, which yields MPDMKLFAGNATPELAQRVANRLYTSLGDAAVGRFSDGEVSVQINENVRGGDVFIIQSTCAPTNDNLMELVVMVDALRRASAGRITAVIPYFGYARQDRRVRSARVPITAKVVADFLSSVGVDRVLTCDLHAEQIQGFFDVPVDNVFGSPILLEDMLQKDLDNPIVVSPDIGGVVRARAIAKLLNDTDMAIIDKRRPRANVSQVMHIIGDVANRDCILVDDMIDTGGTLCKAAEALKERGAKRVFAYATHPIFSGNAVENIKSSVIDEVVVCDTIPLSAEIKALNKVRSLTLSGMLAEAIRRISNEESISAMFEH from the coding sequence GTGCCCGATATGAAGCTTTTTGCTGGTAACGCAACCCCGGAACTGGCTCAACGTGTTGCCAACCGACTCTACACTAGCCTAGGAGACGCGGCTGTAGGTCGTTTTAGCGACGGTGAAGTCAGTGTGCAAATCAACGAAAACGTACGTGGTGGTGATGTATTTATCATTCAATCAACCTGTGCACCTACTAATGATAATTTAATGGAATTAGTGGTCATGGTTGACGCATTACGTCGAGCTTCCGCTGGTCGTATCACTGCTGTTATTCCTTACTTCGGTTATGCCCGTCAGGATCGCCGTGTTCGTTCAGCCCGTGTTCCTATTACGGCAAAAGTTGTTGCGGATTTCTTATCTAGTGTAGGCGTAGACCGTGTTTTAACCTGTGACTTACACGCAGAACAAATCCAAGGGTTCTTTGATGTACCGGTTGACAATGTCTTCGGCAGCCCAATTCTTTTAGAAGATATGCTTCAAAAAGATTTGGACAACCCTATTGTTGTTTCTCCAGATATTGGCGGTGTTGTTCGCGCTCGTGCTATCGCTAAACTGCTAAACGACACTGATATGGCTATCATTGATAAACGTCGCCCTCGTGCTAACGTTTCTCAAGTTATGCATATTATCGGTGATGTTGCTAACCGCGACTGTATCCTTGTTGACGATATGATCGACACAGGTGGTACATTGTGTAAAGCAGCTGAAGCGTTGAAAGAACGTGGTGCTAAACGCGTATTTGCTTACGCAACTCACCCAATCTTTTCTGGTAATGCTGTTGAGAACATCAAAAGCTCTGTTATTGATGAAGTGGTTGTCTGCGATACAATTCCATTGTCAGCAGAAATCAAAGCATTAAATAAAGTCCGTTCATTGACTCTTTCAGGCATGCTGGCAGAAGCAATTCGCCGTATTAGCAATGAAGAGTCAATCTCTGCGATGTTTGAACATTAA